In one Campylobacter insulaenigrae NCTC 12927 genomic region, the following are encoded:
- a CDS encoding thiol:disulfide interchange protein DsbA/DsbL has protein sequence MSKFCLKLVAAMTLVFSINANALSEGKEYIVLKNPVQNAQNSLIEVFSYRCIHCYNHHKFNTLAKVKEALPNLKYDLFSVSAMSENGKALNEMFALASFKEKANGLDGGSKDSLTHKLADVYFVSHFENKMQLSDEELFYKIGLNAIGASKNELKQFLDTKEAKEFLNNYKLANEIAKTYGTPAFVVNGKYQINPEYVTSLEELIRIVKELSSK, from the coding sequence ATATCTAAATTTTGTTTAAAATTAGTAGCTGCTATGACATTAGTTTTTAGCATAAATGCAAATGCTTTGAGCGAAGGTAAAGAATATATAGTTTTAAAAAATCCAGTGCAAAATGCACAAAATTCTTTAATAGAAGTTTTTTCATATCGTTGCATACATTGTTATAATCATCATAAATTCAATACTCTTGCTAAAGTAAAAGAAGCTTTGCCAAATTTAAAATATGATCTTTTTTCTGTTAGTGCTATGAGTGAAAATGGAAAAGCTTTAAATGAGATGTTTGCTTTGGCTTCTTTTAAAGAAAAAGCTAATGGGTTAGATGGAGGGAGTAAGGATAGCTTGACGCATAAATTAGCTGATGTGTATTTTGTGAGTCATTTTGAAAATAAAATGCAATTAAGTGATGAAGAATTATTTTATAAAATAGGCTTAAATGCTATTGGAGCTTCTAAGAATGAATTAAAACAATTTTTAGATACTAAAGAAGCAAAAGAATTTTTAAATAATTATAAACTAGCTAATGAAATTGCTAAAACATATGGGACACCAGCTTTTGTGGTAAATGGAAAATATCAAATAAATCCTGAATACGTGACTTCTTTAGAAGAGCTAATTCGCATAGTAAAAGAACTTTCAAGTAAATAA